One segment of Anopheles stephensi strain Indian chromosome 3, UCI_ANSTEP_V1.0, whole genome shotgun sequence DNA contains the following:
- the LOC118511485 gene encoding acylglycerol kinase, mitochondrial, which translates to MAFVIRFAKAVRNNWKKSTVFASALAYGVSYSNEKYEIKQLMRYYCSEASRYGDVKIGLNQRPPKVLVLLNPAANRKSSEEDFHNYCEPILHLAGFEVDVVKTDSEGHARRYVEELANLPDALIVGGGDGTLSEAVSGMKRRQDGTQCPIGVLPLGRTNTLAVKLFSPEGANNSDLENVRTMANAAYAVIAGKKEKTDVMRIEVLPSVADETPPEKPVYAVGALQWGAFRDILALRDKYWYTASLRDYTAFLFNAFDGAHTWKCKAKIAYTEPCSGCSNCYKDMDDQWAAAKRQEQQPRRWWSVFVPRSKTAPKTDYSKIINERCSVRHELEVDPSELVIKTGNVAVEEKGSETKEDSTKLEVLVGEQADSSFNFIGESWGRVKGRKFFECPAKDSFSVRTVELFPERLKVEESDPELYYSIDNEAYEVRPVRITVVPKAVEIFTF; encoded by the exons ATGGCTTTTGTGATACGGTTTGCCAAAGCCGTCAGGAACAACTGGAAGAAGTCGACCGTCTTTGCAAGCGCGCTAGCATACGGTGTGTCGTACTCGAACGAGAAATATGA AATCAAACAGCTAATGCGATACTACTGCTCGGAAGCGTCACGGTACGGGGATGTGAAGATAGGCCTGAACCAACGACCGCCTAAAGTGTTGGTGCTTCTCAATCCGGCCGCAAATCGCAAATCCTCTGAAGAAGAT TTCCACAACTACTGTGAACCGATTCTTCATCTCGCTGGCTTTGAGGTGGATGTTGTTAAAACCGATTCCGAAGGACACGCGCGCCGGTACGTGGAAGAGCTAGCAAACCTTCCCGATGCACTGATTGTTGGCGGTGGTGATGGAACACTGTCGGAAGCTGTTTCCGGAATGAAACGTCGCCAGGATGGTACCCAGTGTCCGATAGGCGTGCTACCGCTCGGCCGTACCAATACACTCGCCGTAAAACTCTTCTCGCCGGAAGGGGCCAACAATTCCGATCTAGAAAATGTACGCACCATGGCTAATGCGGCATATGCGGTTATTGCCGGTAAGAAGGAAAAGACAGACGTGATGCGCATCGAGGTGTTGCCAAGTGTGGCGGATGAAACGCCACCGGAAAAACCGGTGTACGCTGTCGGTGCACTGCAGTGGGGTGCTTTCCGCGACATACTCGCGCTGAGGGATAAGTACTGGTATACGGCTTCGTTGCGCGATTATACGGCGTTCCTTTTCAATGCATTCGATGGAGCACACACGTGGAAGTGTAAGGCTAAGATCGCGTACACGGAACCGTGCAGCGGATGCAGCAATTGCTACAAGGATATGGATGACCAATGGGCAGCAGCTAAAAGGCAGGAACAGCAGCCACGCCGATGGTGGTCGGTGTTTGTGCCACGCTCGAAAACAGCTCCCAAGACGGATTACAGTAAAATCATCAATGAGCGGTGCTCCGTTCGGCATGAGCTGGAGGTGGACCCTTCGGAGCTTGTGATCAAAACTGGCAACGTAGCGGTAGAAGAAAAAGGCAGTGAAACGAAGGAAGACTCCACAAAGCTGGAAGTGCTCGTTGGAGAGCAGGCAGATTCAAGCTTCAACTTCATTGGTGAAAGCTGGGGACGTGTTAAGGGTCGAAAGTTCTTCGAATGTCCTGCGAAGGATAGTTTCAGCGTGCGTACGGTGGAACTTTTTCCGGAACGATTAAAAGTGGAAGAGAGCGACCCGGAACTTTACTACTCCATCGACAATGAGGCTTACGAGGTGCGTCCCGTACGGATAACGGTGGTGCCGAAGGCGGTTGAGATATTTACCTTCTAG
- the LOC118511486 gene encoding phospholipid phosphatase 6, whose translation MGESVDSKTRLEEGRNIPPALKKLLEWDVVVTKQFVSFMLNFVPLRSLRTHCKVLEYSCHGIAWLAGWLAFCWMIDKPEWYQMQVNLFIGLLTDIVMVAVIKAATRRRRPAINDDPLCFGPDKFSFPSGHVSRGVFITTFLIVLDPVMIVLWPPLLAWSVALCLSRLILYRHHILDVLGGIVLGLFNALLISILWFDQEGSVWLINWITDERVAGAEYAV comes from the exons ATGGGTGAAAGT GTCGACTCTAAAACGCGTCTCGAGGAGGGCCGAAATATACCGCCGGCGCTGAAAAAGCTGCTCGAATGGGACGTCGTCGTGACGAAACAGTTTGTCAGCTTTATGCTGAACTTTGTGCCGCTCCGTTCGCTCCGAACGCACTGCAAGGTGCTGGAGTATTCGTGCCATGGGATCGCTTGGCTGGCGGGATGGTTGGCCTTTTGCTGGATGATCGATAAGCCCGAGTGGTACCAGATGCAGGTGAACCTGTTCATCGGGCTGCTGACGGATATTGTGATGGTGGCAGTCATAAAGGCAGCTACACGTCGCCGCCGGCCAGCCATAAACGATGACCCGCTTTGCTTCGGTCCGGACAAGTTTAGCTTTCCGTCGGGGCATGTGTCCCGCGGTGTGTTCATTACCACGTTCCTGATCGTGCTCGATCCGGTGATGATTGTGCTGTGGCCTCCGCTACTTGCGTGGTCCGTAGCGCTGTGCCTTTCTCGCCTCATTCTCTACCGCCATCACATCCTGGACGTGCTCGGAGGCATTGTGCTAGGGCTGTTCAATGCGTTGCTGATTTCCATCCTTTGGTTCGATCAGGAGGGCAGCGTGTGGCTGATCAACTGGATCACGGACGAGCGTGTGGCTGGTGCGGAATATGCTGTGTAA
- the LOC118511487 gene encoding ubiquitin-related modifier 1 homolog: MDDSCDEEMISERSTITVEFSGGAETLFGGVKEHIVPLEGSKIVLLEEMLRWLRDNLLTGDASLFLQDHTVRPGILVMINDTDWDLMGETEYILQPGDHILFISTLHGG, from the exons ATGGACGATTCGTGCGACGAGGAGATGATTTCGGAACGCTCAACCATTACCGTCGAGTTCAG TGGTGGAGCGGAAACTCTTTTCGGTGGTGTGAAGGAACACATCGTACCGTTGGAAGGATCAAAAATAG TATTGCTCGAGGAAATGCTACGATGGCTGAGGGATAATCTGCTGACGGGCGATGCCAGCCTATTCCTCCAGGATCACACCGTGCGGCCCGGCATCCTGGTCATGATCAACGATACCGATTGGGATCTGATG GGTGAAACGGAGTACATCCTTCAGCCGGGCGATCACATTCTCTTCATTTCCACCCTCCATGGCGGATAA